The proteins below come from a single Dinghuibacter silviterrae genomic window:
- a CDS encoding PKD domain-containing protein, whose amino-acid sequence MKHFAYIFLALSGYALPHTAVGGAPPTLSSTLTPGPVCSGSAFLYVPSSSSAQVGYTWSRAAVPGIANPAATGEGAIDETLVNTTSLPITVSYQYTLYSQGVTNTQTVQVVVNPSPTVGFTVSDPIPCTGSQYIFTNTSSIGSGTLTYQWAFGDGNTSTLTNPSDFYTTGAGVYTATLVATSSAGCQASASRNVTVNALPFADFTLAVTGSPAFTEWTIDYTNTSQGGTAYQWDFNGVTQNQAPPTNQTQYTFMLPYFQLGSQLTVTNAAGCSQAASQSFFAPGDNYGPNSEFFIGTAPGANNTDRGCQGVTLYFTNTSTVPPNQVYTWNYSDGGADQGLNMTTAQHTFTTPGTWLVTETEASPGGGLTASWTYRTVNIYPAATPPTFSPGIAGGTLLLCPGQSTEPYSFGNAKEGMSFAWTTTGGATGAPASGNGAFLPAFTAAANVSNAPVSSTVKVTETSPYGCGTASSNIVVTVNPTPVFTGAYAAQNVCSGATVNGYTLSATPAGATYSWTNSDPVTGLAATGSGNVPAFTGTTYAPAPETSTVTLKATNNGCSATTAYTFTVRPSPDLSTTLAPAAVCSGTPFVYTPQSTTTGVTYNWSRAAVPGISNPGNLGAGNVNETLVNTTANPVTAVYAYTLQAGGCPNTQDVDLVVNPLPDVLLPAGAAQTVCSGAMTNAVPLTGDVTGTVFNWTNSNPAIGLAASGTGTIPGFTAGNAGTGNIQITAQRPAGCVMAAPAGFTFTVNPLQAPTVTAPSGTLLCPGDSVALVASGAPSYQWYDNGQPVNGAVTDTYDAYQTGSFTVTAITAQGCRDSSAPAEVVTLIPQPIMGFLDVSPVCTGQAVSFTNATTEPGGTIPLTWWWHDDAGNTSTFSSPSFTYPNAGSYTVTLVATPGGCATREDSIAKVVVVTPPANGVTLPVVTTETGVATQLDARNFGNVIYLWTPPTGLSNPQIEDPVATLASSQQYLITMTLPSGCSTTDTLEVEVFPKGVVYIPKAFTPNGDGVNDLFVIAGINNYPGSSLTVYNRWGKQVYFASSYANDWNGAGLEQGAYIYVLRLNTGNGIRIFKGTVVLIR is encoded by the coding sequence GTGAAGCATTTTGCTTACATTTTCCTGGCTCTGTCCGGCTACGCCCTTCCGCATACGGCGGTGGGCGGGGCGCCCCCCACACTCAGCAGCACCCTTACCCCGGGTCCCGTTTGTAGCGGGAGCGCGTTTTTGTATGTGCCGTCGAGCAGCAGTGCGCAGGTAGGGTATACGTGGAGCCGGGCGGCCGTTCCGGGGATTGCGAATCCGGCGGCGACGGGGGAGGGGGCGATCGACGAAACCCTGGTCAATACGACGTCGCTGCCCATTACAGTGTCCTATCAGTATACTTTGTATTCCCAGGGGGTGACGAACACACAAACGGTACAGGTGGTGGTCAATCCGTCGCCCACGGTGGGGTTTACGGTGAGCGATCCGATACCTTGTACGGGGTCGCAGTATATATTCACGAATACGTCGTCGATCGGGAGCGGTACATTGACCTATCAATGGGCCTTTGGGGACGGGAACACGTCTACGCTGACCAATCCCAGCGATTTTTATACGACGGGTGCCGGGGTCTATACGGCGACGCTGGTCGCAACGAGCAGCGCGGGTTGCCAGGCGTCGGCGTCGAGAAACGTGACGGTGAATGCGCTGCCGTTTGCGGACTTTACGCTGGCCGTTACCGGCAGCCCTGCCTTTACCGAATGGACCATCGATTATACCAATACCTCCCAGGGGGGAACGGCCTACCAGTGGGACTTTAACGGCGTGACCCAGAACCAGGCGCCGCCGACGAACCAGACGCAGTATACGTTTATGTTGCCGTATTTCCAGTTGGGCTCCCAGCTTACGGTGACCAATGCAGCGGGGTGTTCCCAGGCGGCCTCACAGAGCTTTTTTGCCCCAGGGGATAACTATGGCCCGAACAGCGAATTTTTTATCGGGACGGCACCGGGCGCGAACAATACGGACCGGGGCTGCCAGGGTGTTACCCTTTACTTTACCAATACCAGCACGGTACCGCCCAACCAGGTCTATACGTGGAATTATAGCGATGGCGGGGCGGACCAAGGCCTGAACATGACGACAGCGCAGCACACGTTTACAACTCCGGGTACCTGGCTCGTCACAGAAACGGAGGCCAGTCCCGGCGGGGGGCTGACCGCTTCATGGACGTACCGGACGGTCAATATTTACCCGGCCGCCACGCCCCCGACGTTCTCGCCGGGTATCGCCGGCGGCACGCTTTTGTTGTGCCCGGGACAAAGCACGGAGCCCTACAGCTTCGGCAACGCAAAGGAAGGGATGTCTTTCGCCTGGACGACGACCGGGGGCGCCACGGGAGCACCCGCGAGCGGGAACGGGGCCTTTTTGCCGGCCTTTACCGCGGCGGCGAATGTCAGCAATGCGCCGGTATCCTCGACGGTCAAGGTGACGGAAACGTCGCCGTATGGGTGCGGCACGGCTTCCTCCAACATCGTCGTGACGGTCAATCCCACCCCGGTGTTTACGGGCGCGTATGCGGCGCAGAACGTGTGCAGCGGTGCTACCGTCAACGGGTATACGCTGAGCGCCACCCCGGCCGGTGCGACCTATTCCTGGACCAATTCGGACCCCGTGACGGGGCTTGCGGCAACCGGCAGCGGGAACGTTCCTGCGTTTACCGGGACGACCTACGCGCCTGCCCCCGAGACGTCAACCGTCACGTTGAAAGCAACGAATAACGGCTGTAGCGCCACCACGGCGTATACGTTTACGGTACGGCCGTCACCGGACCTGTCGACCACGCTGGCGCCCGCGGCTGTTTGTAGCGGGACGCCGTTTGTATATACACCCCAAAGCACGACCACGGGCGTGACCTATAACTGGAGCAGGGCGGCAGTGCCGGGGATCTCGAACCCGGGTAACCTGGGCGCGGGGAACGTAAACGAGACACTGGTAAACACGACGGCGAACCCGGTCACAGCCGTCTATGCGTATACGTTGCAGGCGGGGGGATGCCCGAATACACAGGACGTAGACCTCGTCGTGAATCCGCTCCCGGACGTCCTTTTGCCGGCGGGGGCTGCGCAAACCGTGTGCAGCGGGGCGATGACGAATGCGGTACCGTTGACGGGCGATGTCACCGGAACCGTGTTTAACTGGACCAACAGCAATCCGGCGATCGGCCTGGCGGCGTCGGGCACCGGAACCATTCCGGGTTTTACTGCCGGGAATGCGGGTACGGGGAATATCCAGATCACGGCGCAACGCCCCGCGGGATGCGTCATGGCCGCGCCTGCCGGCTTTACGTTTACCGTGAACCCCCTACAGGCGCCCACGGTAACGGCGCCCTCGGGGACCCTTCTTTGCCCGGGGGATTCGGTGGCCCTGGTGGCAAGCGGCGCCCCGTCTTACCAGTGGTATGACAACGGGCAGCCCGTCAACGGGGCGGTGACGGATACGTACGACGCCTACCAGACGGGATCTTTTACGGTGACGGCGATCACCGCCCAGGGGTGCAGGGATTCAAGCGCGCCGGCGGAAGTCGTGACCCTGATACCGCAACCCATTATGGGCTTTCTTGACGTTTCGCCCGTGTGTACGGGTCAGGCAGTGTCCTTTACCAATGCCACGACCGAACCCGGGGGGACCATTCCGCTGACCTGGTGGTGGCACGACGATGCAGGCAATACCAGCACGTTCTCCTCGCCTTCTTTTACCTATCCCAATGCCGGGTCGTATACGGTTACCCTGGTGGCTACACCGGGGGGCTGTGCCACCCGTGAGGATTCCATAGCAAAAGTCGTGGTGGTGACGCCGCCGGCAAACGGGGTAACCCTGCCGGTGGTTACGACCGAAACCGGTGTGGCGACGCAGCTCGATGCCCGGAACTTTGGCAACGTCATCTATTTGTGGACACCGCCCACCGGTCTTTCCAATCCCCAGATCGAAGACCCGGTCGCGACCCTTGCGTCTTCACAGCAATACCTGATCACGATGACCCTGCCTTCGGGTTGTTCGACGACGGATACCCTCGAAGTGGAAGTCTTCCCCAAGGGGGTGGTCTATATCCCCAAAGCGTTTACACCTAACGGTGACGGGGTAAACGACCTTTTTGTCATTGCGGGGATCAACAACTATCCGGGGTCCTCGCTGACGGTGTATAACAGATGGGGCAAACAGGTGTATTTCGCCTCCAGTTATGCAAATGACTGGAACGGCGCGGGCCTGGAGCAGGGCGCTTACATCTATGTGCTGCGGCTGAATACGGGCAACGGGATCCGGATCTTTAAGGGGACGGTGGTGTTGATACGATGA
- the tssD gene encoding type VI secretion system tube protein TssD, giving the protein MRKIYCFLLLLLATTVVTAQTLPVIAYVTIQGNKQGTFKGGRIECVGFSYGISQPMDVGTGMVTGKRQHTPIVIVKRLDASSPQLLQAASSNESLKTVTIEFSRPGEGKAFQTIKLTNASVVKINQYGGTASPEKLLPNGNVLEEISFSFQKIEVTNVDGKTSASDDWNVR; this is encoded by the coding sequence ATGCGGAAAATCTACTGTTTTCTTTTGCTGTTGCTGGCCACCACCGTCGTAACGGCACAGACACTCCCCGTCATCGCTTATGTGACGATCCAGGGCAATAAGCAGGGGACCTTCAAAGGGGGGCGGATCGAATGCGTTGGCTTTAGCTATGGTATATCGCAACCCATGGACGTGGGGACCGGTATGGTCACCGGCAAGCGTCAGCATACCCCTATCGTCATCGTCAAACGCCTGGACGCTTCTTCCCCACAGCTTTTGCAGGCCGCCTCTTCCAATGAATCGCTCAAAACGGTGACGATCGAATTCTCCCGGCCGGGTGAAGGGAAAGCCTTTCAAACCATCAAGCTGACCAATGCCTCGGTCGTGAAGATCAACCAATACGGGGGCACGGCTTCTCCCGAAAAGTTGCTGCCCAACGGCAACGTCCTGGAAGAAATCAGTTTTAGCTTTCAAAAGATCGAGGTCACGAACGTAGACGGGAAAACGTCAGCGTCGGATGATTGGAATGTCCGATAG